The DNA region TGGTGGAACACGCTGCACCAGCCGGCCAGCGTGTTCCGCCTCGACGGGCCGACGATCCATGCCAGCAAGCTCTGGCCGCTCTCGGTGATGGCGCTCGCCTTCACGATGCTGCTGGCCACGCTGATCCTCGTCCGCATGCGGACCCTGCTGCTGACGCGCCGCGCCGAGGCGCTGGAGCGCGCGCGCGAGCGCAGGCTCGAGGCGGTCGCGCGGGAGGCCGGGGCATGATCGAGTTTCTCGCCATGGACGGCTATGCCGGTTTCGTCTGGACGAGCTATGGCCTGACCGCGCTCGCCGCGGGCGGGCTCGTCTGGTGGGCGCTCTCCGGGCGCGCGCGGGCACGGGCGCGGCTTGCGCGCATCCAGGCCAGCGCGGCGCGGGACTCCCTCGGGGGCGAAGATCCGCTCGCCCGGGGCGATGCGCCCGACAGCGGCAAGACGGGGCATGCGCCATGAGCCGGGTCCTGCTGTGGGCGCCTCTGGGCTCGATCGCCCTGCTGGTCGCGATCTTCGCGATCGCCCTGCTCGCGCCGGCCCCCGAGGCGTCCGATCCGCTCAAGGACGAACCCCTGCCGGCCCTGCCCCTGCAGGACTTCGCCGGCCCCTATCCCGGCTTCGAGCCGGAGGACATCGAGGGGCCATACCTGCTCAATGTGTGGGCAAGCTGGTGCCCGCCCTGCCGGGTCGAGCATCCCTTCCTGATGCAGCTCGATGCGGAGGGAAAGCCGATCTACGGCATCGTCTACAAGGACGATCCGGTCGACGCGATCGGGTTTCTCGACGAGCTCGGCAATCCGTTCACGGCGCTGATGGCCGACCCCGAGGGCCGGGCCGGGCTGGAACTCGGCCTGACCGGCGCGCCGGAAACCTTCCTGGTGGACGAGGCCGGAGTCGTGCGCGCGCGCTGGCGCGGGGCGCTGTCCGAACCGGTCTGGATCCGGCATTTCGAGGATGAGTGGCAGGCGGCGCTGGCACGCGCGGCCGCGGCCGGCTGAAACCTATTTCTTCTTTTTCTTCTTGTCCTTGGACTTCTTCTTCTTGTCCTTGGCCTCGGCCTTCTTCCTGGCCTTCTTGGCCTCGGCCTTCAGCGCTTCCTCGTCGAGTTCGATCGTGCGGGCGATGCGTGTCAGGCTCTCGACGAAATTCGCGCGCTTGCCCTTGGGCAGGGCAGAGAGAATCGCCTCGTCGGCCGCCTTCGCCCCGGCGAGCGCCGTCTCGTAGAGCTTGCGGCCCTCGTCGGTGAAGCGCACCGAATTGGCCCGCGCATCGCCGGGCGCGCGCTCGCGCAGCAGCAGGCCCTTGGCGGCCATGCGCGCGACGAGTTCGGCGAGTGTCGAGCGGTCGATGCCGGTCGCCCGCACGAGCTGGGTCTGCGTCAGGCCTTCCTCCTCGGCGACCGCGGTGAGCACCGCGAACTGGCGCTGGGTGATCTGCACCCCGCCGGTGGCCTCGTTGAAGCGGTCCGCGGCGAATTGCTGGGCCCTGTGCAGCAGGTGGCCCGGCGAGGCCGACAGGTCGAAACGGGCTTCATCGGACATAGTTTTCCCCACTGTCCGGTGACGGAATGACGGGTACGCTAGCTGGGAATTGTCACAAATCAATGTCAAATTTGTCTGCGCACGGAAAATGGCGGAGCGGCGCGAAGGACGGCAGGACGGGCCATGACCGACCACTCGATTGATTTCAAAAGCGAAGTCCCCGAGGGCGACGACCGCATACGGCGCATCTGCCGCACCTGCGGCTTCATCGACTATGTCAATCCCAAGCTCGTCGCCGGCGCGGTGGTGAGCGACGGGCAGGGCCGCATCCTGATGGCGCGCCGGGCGATCGAGCCGCGCTCCGGCTTCTGGACGCTTCCGGCCGGCTACATGGAAGAAGGCGAGACGGTCGAGGAGGCCGCGCGGCGCGAGGCCTTCGAGGAGACGCGCGCCAGGATCGAGATCGTCGACCTGCTGGGCATCTATTCCGTCCCGCGCATCAGCCAGGTGCAGATTTTCTTCCGGGCCAGGCTCGCCGAGCCGGGCATCGCCGCCGGGCCGGAGAGCGAGGCGGTCGGCTTCTTCGGCTTCGAGGACATTCCCTACGACCGGCTCGCCTTCCCCAGCGTCCGCTGGGCGATCGAGGACTTCCGTGAACGGATCGGGCAGCGCGTCTGCGTGCCGGCGATGAGAAGCCAGAGCGCCGATCTGAAACCGTATTGAGCCGATTTTCCTGGCGCCTCAGGTGGCGACAGCGCTAGATTGAGCGCATGAGGCGAATGCGCAGACGGATCAGGCGGCGCGAGGCCGGGGCGTTCTTCGAATCCGCGGTCGACGGGGCGTTTCTCGGTTTCCTGGTGATCTTCGCGCTGCTCTGGCGGCTGCTCCACATCTTCATCGACGCGAGCTTCACCTGCGGCGCGCGCCAGCGCTTCTGGATGCACGGCTATCAGTGGGGCACTTCGCTGCTGGAGATGTTCGGCTGGGCCTTCCTCCTGCTCACCCTTGCCTGGGTCGGGGTCTTCCTGGTGCCGCGGCGGCGCCCTCGGCTCGGCTGGCGGATCACGGAAGCCGCGCTGCTGTTCTTCGTCTGGCTGAGCTGGGGGCTGAACTGGAGCGGCTATTTCCCCTACGGCACGGTGGCGCAGATCACCCAGCCGGTGATGGCCGTGCTCTATCGCACGCCGTTGTTCGCGACGGCCTTCCTCGCGGAGGAGGAGACACCCTATTTCCTCGGCGCCGACGGTGAGTTGCATACCTATGATCTTCCACCCTCCCCGCCCCTGCCGGAGGCCGGCCATATGCTCGGCACGCGGTTGCCGGGCAATGTCTTCTACGGGTTCGGCTGCTCGTGTCTCAGCGTTGGCGAACTGGACATCAACCAGGCCCATCGGCGGCGCGATGCCATCCTCGCGACCGGCATAGAGCCGCACCCGGAGTATTTCGCACGCTGGGCAGAGCTTCCGCCCCTGGCGCAGGAACCCGCCTGGTGCCCCCTGCCCGGCGACCCGATCGGCGGCTGGCCGGACGGGCACACGCGCCCATAACGCCTGTGTGATTTCCAAACGCGGCGCGGCGCGCTTAAATAAGAACCATGTTCGCATGGCCCCTGATCCTCGCCGCGCTCGCGCTGGCCCAGCATCCGCCCGCCGGTCCCGCCCCGGCGCGCGGGCCGGTGGTGGTGGAGCTGTTCACCAGCCAGGGCTGCGGCATGTGCCCGGACGCCAACCGCCTGCTCGCCGATCTCGCCTCAGAAAACCAGGACGTGCTCGCGCTCGCCTGGGGCGTCAGCTACTGGGACATGTATGGCTGGGAAGACCGCTATGCCCGGCCCGAATTCAACGCGCGCCAGGAGGCCTATGTCGCCGCCGGCGAGGCGCACCGGGTCTATACCCCGCACTTCGTGATCAACGGCGCGCCGAAGAAGTTCCGCTTCCGCCCGGAAACCATCCGCGAAGCGGTGGAGGCGGAGACCGGCGTGCCGCTCGCCCCCCGGGTCGCGCGCGTCTCGCCGTCCTCGGTCAGCGTCGCCTTCACCGGCCCGGACCGCGAGAGCCCGGCGGAAGTCTGGCTCGCGGCCTACGAGCCGGGCCTCGTCACCATGCGCATTGAGGGCGGCAACAATGCCGGGACGGAGATGCCGCATTTCAACATGGTCCGCGCGCTGACCGAGCTGCCGGCCTGGGACGGGGGCGAGTACCGGGTGCTCGACGAGACCGCCTGCCCGGCAGATCTCGCCTGCGCCGTGCTGATCCAGGCCTTCTCCGGGGGGCCGATCCTGGGCGCGGCGTCTATTCCTGCGGCAGCGGCGGATTAGGCTCGGCGAGCCCGGTCAGCGGCCGGGTCATGCGCTCGTAGGCGTCCGCGCTCACCTCGAAGGCCCAACCCTCAGCCCTTGCGTCGAAATGGGCGGCGCGCTCGGCGGCATCGTCGGCGGCCGCACTGACCTCGAGCCGCGCCCAGCGCGCGTCTGCGTCCGCGTGGAAGGTGTAGGCATAGGCGAGCCCGCCGAACGTGACGGCGGCATGGGCCGCGACCGGAGCGCCTTCGAGCGTGTCGGCCGGGCGCACGTCGCGGAAGCGCACCCGCGCGCCGGCGACCGCCACGCCGTTGCCGGCACCGGAGGTCACGAGCCGCCAGCCGCGCGGCTCGCGCAGCTCGAAATTGCGCGCGCTGAGCCCCGGCTTGGCGAGCGCATAGGCCGGACCGGTCTCGGGCTGGACGCGCGCGCGCGCGACCCCGGCCGGGTCGAGATCGAAGAAGTCGAGCCCGAGCCAGCGGTCGACCGCGTCGAGATCGGGCAGGCTGCCGGCGGCGGCGAAGGCGCGCTCGGAAAAGGCGGGACGCAGGTACAGCCCGTCCTCGCCGCGCTCGTCCCCGATCAGCAGATCGGCCAGCACGCGTCCCTCGGCGTCGGCGATGGTCAGGCGCACCGCCTCTCCGCCCTCGCCGGGCGCCACCAGGCCGAGCCGGGCGAACTTGTCCGGATCGCGCGTCATCGCGGCGGAGAAGCGCAGGCCGGACAGCGCCGCGTCGAGCTCGGCGATGCGGTCGGGGCGCACCGGATAGCCGCCGCGGCTCGGCATCACCCAGCCCTGGTCGGTGCGCAGCAGGCTGAACTGGACGTCGCGGGCGACGATCTCGATGCGGCTCGCCAGGGCCGCCTGCTCGCGCCAGTCCGGCAGGACCGGCCCGGAGACCCCGGGACGCTCGGTGAGGCTCGCATCGCGCCACACCGCGCCGATGCCGAGCAGCAGGGCGGCGACACCCGCCGCGGCGAGGGCGAGCGCGATGCGCAGGCGTTTGCGGGCCGGTGTGATACTCATCGCGGCCTCCGGCGGCGTAGCAGCAGAAAGACGAACCCGGCGAGCAGCACGAGCACGGGCGGAACCCAGACCGTCCAGAACAGGAGGGCGCGCTCGAGGGCGTCGATCTCGACGCGGAAGCCGCGCTCGATGTCCCTCAGGCGTTCGCGGGCCTCCAGGATGCGGGCACGCAGGGCCTCGGCCTGCCCGGTCTCGGCGGCCGCCGCGCCGGACAGGGCGGAGCCCGCGCCGGTCCGGTTCAGGGCCTCGAGCTCGGCCTCGGCGGCGGCAAGCTCGGCGCTGAGTTCCTCCTGCAGGGCGAGATAGCGCGCCTCGGCCTCGGCCCTGAGGTCTTCGACCCGGACCATCGGGCGGGCCGAGCTGGACCGCGATCTCAGCGAGACGAGGGCCGGATCGCCGGCGAGCGCATCGGCGAGATTGAGGATCAGGGCCAGATTGTCGGCGACGATCCGGTCGCCCTGGACCGGATCGGGATTGATGAAGAAGGCCGGATCGAACAGGTCGGCATCGGCGATCAGTATGATCTCCGCCGCGCCGTCGCTTCGAGCGCGATGGGCCGCCGGGTCGAGGGCGAGCTCACCGGCCGGCGGACCGTCCGGAAAGGCACTGGCGAGCGGGCCGGACAGCCGCGCGGCGAGCGCGAGCGGGGCGTCGGGCGCGATCTGGTAGATCGCGGCCAGCTCGTCCGGCGAGGGCGAGCCCGCGGCGAGGTCCGCGTCGAGGCGCGCGCCCTCCGGGCTCGTCGCGAGGATGGCGGAGAACGCCGTCGCGGCGCCCTCGAGCGGGCGCAGGACGCCGGGCGAGCCGACATTCACCCCGCGCGAGAGCGCGGCGACGGGCGGGAAGCCCGTGCTCATCCCGCCTGGCGGCACGGAGAACCAGAGCGGATAGGCCCGCATGCGGGTGCGCCCGCCCTCGTTGATCTGGACGGGCAGCCCGTGGCGGCGGTCCATCGCCACGACGGTGGGATCGTAGGCCGCGCCCCAGGCAGGCAGGAGGCGGGGCAGAGCGCTGTCGCGCTCGGCACGCAGCGGCGGCAGCCCGTCCGGGCCGGGCTTGAGCGCGACATGGGCCATCGGATCGAGCGCGGCGAGCACCCGGCCGGTGCGCAGCGCGAACTGGTCGACGAGATAGGTCTGCGCCTCGGTGAGCGCGGGCGGGTGCAGCAGGAAGAGCGCGTCGGCCTCGGGGATCGCCTCGAAGGTCTCGTCCAGCCAGACGAGGTCGTAGGCCGCGGCGAGCTCGTCGATCACCGGGTTCGGGGATGCGCCCTGCGCATCCGGGGCGAAGGGCAGCGAGGAGATCACCGCGATCACCGGCGTGCGCGCGCGGTCGAGTTCGGCGATGAGCCTGACGATCTCGTATTCCAGGCGGGCCTCCTCGGCCGGGTCGAAGAAGGCCACGGTGCGCCGGTCGTCGACCGCGTTGTGCCCGATGAGGCCGAAGAAGAGCTGGCCGCCCTCCTCGGTCGGGACGGGCTCGAGCCCGGCCGCGATGGCGCGGTCCTCGGCGGGCGAGAACGGTTCCGGATCGACCTCGTCGAGACGCACCATGCCGTCCGAACGCGCCGCGATGGTACGCAGCATCTCGCGCACCCGGGCCGCATAGGCGCGGATCGCGGGATAGCGCGCCGCCTCCTCGCGCGAGTAGACGAAATCGAGCTGTACCGGCTCCTCGATGCGTTCCAGAACCTCCAGCGTGCCCGGGCTCAACCGGTAGAGGCCGCGCTCGGTGAGGTCGAGGCGCACCGAATCCAGCACCACGCCGGTGAACAGGTTGAACCCGGCGAACAGGGCGATCAGCCCGGCGAGGACGAGGGCGAGGAAGCGCGGCGCACTCATCGGCCCGCTCCCCGGCGCGCATCGATCAGGGTGATGGCGAGAGCGAGGCCGAGCGCCATGAGGCTGATGAAGTAGACGAGGTCGGCGAGCGAGAGCACGCCTCGGCGCAGCGACTCGTAGCGCGCCAGGGCGGACAGCTCGGCAAGCGCCTCGGCGAACGCGCCGGGCAGTCGCGCCGACAGCGCGTCGAGCACGAAGGGCAGGCCCGCCACGGTGATGAGGAAGCACGCCCCGACGCCGAGCACGAAGGCGACGACCTGGTTTCCCGTGACCGCCGAGAGCGCCTGGCCGAGCGCGAGATAGCCGCCGGCGATGAGCAGCGTGCCGATATAGGCCGTCGCGATCGCGGCATTGTCCGGATTGCCGAGATAGTTCATCGCGATCCACATCGGGGCGGTGAGCGCGATCGCGCAGGCCGCGACGGTCCAGGCGGCGAAAAACTTGCCCCCGGCCGCCGCCCAGAGCGGGATCGGCGCGGCGAGCAGCATTTCCAGCGTGCCGTGATCGCGTTCTTCCGCCCAAGCGCGCATCGCGAGCGCGGGCATCAGCACCAGCAGGAGCCAGGGCATGTAGTCGAAGAGCGGGGCGAGATCGGCGCGCCCGGTCTCGAACAGGCGCCCGACCTGCCAGGCGAAGCTTGGCGCGGCGAAGGCGAACACCACGAGGAAGACATAGGCGAGCGGGGTCTCGAAATAGGCCGCCAGCTCGCGCCGGTAGACGGCGTAGAGCGCCCTCACGCGGCCGCCTCCTTCCGCCCGATGGCGGAGGTGTCCTTCGCCCTGATGCTTTCGTGGGCGGCGCGGGTGAGGGCGCGGAAGGCCGAGCCGATCGTGCCGTCCTCGCCGATCTCGGCGAGCTTCTGCGGCGTGTCGTCGGCGAGGATGCGCCCGTCGGCGATCACCGCGGCGCGCGTGCAGATGGCGTCGACCTCGTCGAGCAGGTGGGTGGAGATGATGATCGCCTTGTGCGCGGCCATCTCGCGGATCAGCGAGCGCACCCCGTCCTTCTGGTTCGGATCGAGCCCGTCGGTCGGCTCGTCGAGGATGAGGATGGGCGGATCGTGGGCGATCGCGGCGGCGAGCGCGGCGCGCCGCTTGTAGCCCTTCGAGAGCGTGGCGATCGCCTTGTCGGCGGCGGCCCCGACGCGGGCGCGGTCGAGGGCGAGCGTCTCGGCACGCTTCAGCCCGGCGCCGGAGAAGCCGCGCGCGCGCAGGTGGAAGCGGACGAAGCCGCGCGGCGTCATCGCCGGGTAGGCCGGGGCGCCTTCCGGCAGATAGCCGAGGAAGCGCTGCGCCTCGCGCCGCTTCAGGCTGGAATCGTAGCCGTTGAGACTCGCCGCCCCGTCATCGGGCTCCAGGCATCCTGCCAGCATGCGCATGGTGGTGGACTTGCCCGCCCCGTTGGGCCCGAGAAATCCCAGAACCTCGCCGCGCCCCACGCTGAAGGAGACGTGGTCGACGGCCAGGTGGTGGCCGAAACGTTTGACGAGCCTGTCTGCGACGATCATGGCGGTCTGGCCGATCCCTCTCTGCCGAACTCTGCCCGTCCCCCGCGCGGCTCTAGCGATAGCGGGAAACGCGCCAGTGCGCCACCGGTCTAGCAGGCAGACTCTCGCCAAATCCTGAAAGGCACGCAAAAGGGGAAGGCGCGCCCGGGGAAGCAGGCGCGCCTTCGTGAGGGGATATCGTGAGCGAATAGGAGCGTCGGCCGATCCAGCCGCTCGATCCGGGGGGCTGGGGGGGCTGTGAAACCAGGATCGGAGCGTTTGGGTTACCGAACCGGCCGACAGGTGCCAGACTGCTGCTTGCGTTTGGCACGTCAGGGGCCAGAATGTGTCGACAATGGGGCGCTGCATGAAATGTTGGTAACCTGACCGCGAGCAGGCAGGATACCACCGTGCAGAGCTCACCAGCGGGAGGCGTCATGATCCCAACGATGGCCGGCCGGCGCGAGGACGGCGTCATGTTCGACAGGCCCGAGCTGGATGCGATCCTGAGGGTCTACGGCTTCATGGTCGCCGCCGGGGAATGGCGCGACTACGCGATCGACGGGCTGAAGGACCGCGCCGAGTTCGCCGTCTTCCGCCATGCCAGCGAAGTGCCGATCTACCGAATCGTGAAGACCCCCGACGAGGCCCGCCGCCAGGGCGCCTACAAGGTGGTCGCGGCCTCGGGCCAGATCCTGAAGCGCGGCCAGGATCTCAAGCAGGTCCTGAAGGTCTTCGACCGCCAGCTGGTGCGCCTGGCGGCGAACGATTGAAGGGGTCCCGTCAAAGAAAAACGCCCCGGCGCGAGCCGGGGCGTCTTCGTTTCGGGTCCGATGAGCGGCGCGCTATTCGCGGTTGCCGAGCATCATCAGGATGACCTGGAACATGTTGATGAAGGCGATGTAGAGGTTCAGCGCGCCGTAATAGGTCATCACGGCCATCGAGCGCTCGTCGCCCGCGATCTCGTTGTACATCAGCTTCAGCGATTGCGTCTGCCAGGCGACCACGCCGGCCATCAGGCCGAGAATGGCGAACTGGATCAGCCACTGCAGGCCGGAGCTTTCCAGGAAGAAGACGTTGATCAGGCTGATCAGCACCACGCCGATGATGCCCATCACCAGGAAGGCGCCGATCGGCTGCAGGTTGGTCTTCGTGGTGTAGCCCCACAGCGACAGGCCGAAGAAGGCCGCCGCGGTGATCGCGAAGGCCTGCGCGATCGTGCCGAAGGTGACCGAGACCGCACCGGTCAGGGTCTGGGCCACCTGGCCGCCCGTGGCCATCATCACCCACACGCCGAGGCCCATGCCGATCAGGGAGACGACGGCCCAGTAGAGCACCGCCGCCCCGAGCGGGGAGGGATTGCGCATGAAGAACATCGAGCCGAACAGCAGGACGAGCGGGCCGAACTGGACGACGTAGAGCAGCGGCGTGCCGAACACGAGCTGGGTGACGGGCGTCACCGTGCCGACCACGTAGGCGAGGACCGCCGACAACAGCAGGCCCAGGCCCATCTTGTTGTAGACCCCGAGCATGAAGCTGCGCAGGCCTTCGTCACGCGAGGTGTCGAGCGTCTGCGCGCCATAGGTCGTGCGCGAATACTGGTTCATGTTCGTTCTCATACCCACTTGTTGGGCCCGCCGGTCCGAGGCGAGCATCGCCCATGAATATCAGGTGCCGCGCGGGCAAATTCAAGGAAAACCGGCTGCGACACGCGCGTCTATTCCCTTGTCCGGCTAGGGATTTCGCCGCGCCGGGCGCGCCGGGCGCTTGACTTCGCAGTCCGCGCCGCGAGGTTTGGGGGTCATGAGCCTTCGCGTCTTCACCGCCCTGCCCATCCCCGAAGAGGTCGCCGACCTCGTCGAGCCGCTGTGCAAGGGCGTGCCCGGCGCGAAATGGCGCCCGCGGGAGAATTTCCACATCACGCTCGCCTTCTACGGCGAGCTCGACGAGCCCGTGATCGAGGAACTCGACCACGAGCTCGCGCGCATCGAGATCGCCCCCTTCGCCCTGAAGCTGAAGGGCGCGAACCATTTCGGGAAGGACGAGCCGAGCTCGCTCTGGCTCGGCGTGGAGGCGCCCGGGCAGCTCGACGATCTCGCGCGCGAGTGCCGCAAGGCGGCCCGGCGCGTGGGTGTCGGCGTGGAAAAGCGGAACTACCTGCCGCACATGACCATCGCCTATATCGATCGCGAGGAGCTCGATCTCGGCAAGCTGCGCGGTTTCGAGCAGCGCCTGAACCTCTTCGAGACCGAGCCCTTCATCGCCGACCGCTTCTATCTCCACTCCAGCTATCAGCGTAAGCGCGGACCGAATGACTACCCGGTCGAGGCCGAATACCCGCTCGAGCACCCGACGCGGCGCGAGGTCGGCTGAAGGCAACGGGACTTGGCGCGCGGCGCCGCGGCGTGTTTGATGGTGCGATATCGTCCACCGGGGAGACCAGACCATGCGCCATGCGCGCCGATTCCTGACCGCTTCGGCGGCCCTTCTCGCCCTCGCCGCGTGCGAGCAGCCAGAAACCGACACCGAGACCGAGACCGCCGAGACGGAGCAAGCCGGCATGACACAGGACCCGCCCGCCGAAGGCGTGGCGCTGAACACCGCGATCCAGAACGGCGAGACACCGCTGACCTTCCTGGAAGAGGTCGAGGGCGAGGCCGCCCTCACCTTCGCGCGCGAGGCAAACGAGAAGTCGCTCGGCCGGCTGCAGGCCGATCCGCGCTACGACACGCTGTTCAACGAGGCGCTGGAAATCCTGCAGAGCGACGCGCGCATCCCCTATGTCAGCGTGCGCGGCGGCGCGCTGTACAATTTCTGGCAGGATAGCGAGCACACGCACGGCCTGTGGCGCAGGACGACGCTGGAGAGCTATCTCACCGACAGCCCGCAATGGGAGGTCGTCCTCGATCTCGACGCGCTCGCCGAGGAAGAGGGCAGGAACTGGGTCTGGCGCGGGGCGGACTGCCTGCCGCCCGCCTACGATCGCTGCATCCTGACCCTGTCGGACGGCGGCTCGGACGCGGCGGTGCGCCGCGAGTTCGACGTCGCCACGCAGAGCTTCGTGGACGGCGGCTTCGTCGTCGAGGAGACCAAGGGGTCGACCACCTGGATCGACGAGGACACGCTGATGATCGCGACCGCGCTCGATCCGGCGGAGACGACGAGCTCGGGCTATCCCTTCGTGGTCAAGCGCTGGAGCCGCGGCACGCCCATCGAGGCGGCCGAGACGATCCTCTCCGGCGATGCGAGCGATGTCGGGGTCTGGCCCGCCCGCCTGCAGCACGGCGACGGCCCGGCCTGGTTCATGGCGGTGGAGGCCGAGACCTTCTTCGAGAGCACCTACTGGCTGCTGTCCGGCGAGACCCGCGGCGAGCCGATCCGCCTGCCGGTGCCCGCCAAGTCGAGCCCGCAGGCCCTGTTCGGCGAGCAGCTGGTGATGAGCCTCGAGGAATCCTGGACGCCGGTCGAGGGCGGCGAGACCTATCCGGCCGGGGCCGTGGTCTCCTTCTCCCTGCCCGAGTTCGCGGCCACCGGGGAGCTTCCGGCCGTGCACGTGCTGCACGCGCCCGGCCCGCGCCAGTCGATCGGCGGGATCGGCACCACGGCGGACCGGCTGTTCATGGTGATCAACGAGAACGTCACCGGCAGTCTTGCCGCCTTCACCTTCGGCGAGGACGGCTGGACGAGCGAGGCGGTGGAAACCCCGCAGAACCTCGCCATCAACATGGCCGCCACGGACGATCATTCCGACATCGCCTTCGTCCAGGCCGAGGGCTTCACCACGCCGGACACGCTGTATCTCGTCGACAGCGAGAGCCTGTCGCTCGAGCCGGTCAAATCCCTGCCGCACTGGTTCGATGCCGAAGGCATAACCGTCGAGCAGCGCGAGGCCGAGAGCGCGGACGGCACGATGATCCCCTACTTCATCGTGCGCCCCGAGGGGCAGGACGAGCCGGGACCGACCCTGCTTTACGCCTATGGCGGCTTCCAGGTCAGCCTGACGCCGAACTATTCCGGCGTTGCCGGCAAGCTGTGGTACGAGCGCGGCGGCACCTATGTGCTCGCCAACATCCGCGGCGGCGGCGAGTTCGGCCCGGCCTGGCACCAGGCGGGGCTTCGCACCAACCGCCAGCGCATCTATGACGACCTGATCGCGGTCGCCGAGGCGCTGATCGAGGACGGCATCACCACGAGCGACCAGCTCGGCGTGATGGGCGGCTCCAATGGCGGCCTGCTGACCGGGGTGATGTACACCCAGCGCCCCGACCTGTGGGGGGCGGTGATCAGCCAGGTGCCGCTGCTCGACATGCTGCGCTTCCACCTGCTGCTCGCCGGGGCGAGCTGGCAGGACGAGTACGGCTTCCCCGACCAGAGCCCGGCCGAGCGCGATTTCCTGCGCTCGATCTCGCCGCTGCACAATGTCGATCCGGAAACGGACTATCCCCCGCTCTTCCTCCTGACCTCGACCAAGGACGACCGGGTCCATCCCGCCCATGCGCGCAAGATGGCCTACCTGCTCGAGGTGCTCGGCAAGGACGTGCTGTATTACGAGAACATCGAGGGCGGCCACTCGGCGGCCGCGAACCTGGAAGAGACCGCCCGGCGCAACGCGCTGGAATACACCTTCCTGATGCAGGAGCTGATGGACGGGTAGGCCGTCCGCCCCGCCGCTGACGAGCGAGATCCCGGGCCGCCCGCGCGGTCCGGGATTTCTTCACGAGCGCACCGCGAACTCGCACCAGAGCGGAAGGTGGTCGCTGACGCGCCAGCTCATCGATTGCGGCTTCAGCTTCGGATCGGCCTGGAACAGCAGGTCCTTGAAATTGAAGCCGCCGGCAGTGATGAACTCCATGCCCAGCGCGAAGCCGCTGTTCTGCCTGAACCAGGCGATCTGGTCGTAATATTTCGGCGGCTTGCCGTCGGCGGTGAAGGAGACCGTGCGCGGCGCGCCGTCGAGTTCCTCCGGGACATACAGCCCGGTGGACCTGAAGGCCTCGTCGTTCACATCGCCCTTATTGTCGATGTTGAAATCGCCGAGCAGCATGAGCGAGTGGCCCCAGCGCGCGGTATCCTTCGCCCAGTCCTTCATCCAGGCCGCGATGGCCTTCAGCTCCGGGGTGCGGTCCGCGTAGTCGTCCCCGTAGAGCACGTGCATGGTGACGAGGATGAAGGTCTCCCGGCCCGACCGGAAGCTGACTGCGTAGGGGCTGCGGGCGAACTGGCGGAACTGCGAGCCCGGCTCCACGCCCAGCTGTTCCAGCACGCGCGGATCGTCGGGCACGGTGAGCTCGCCGGCGAGGCCGGACAGCTGCACGCGCGAGGCGTCGAAGACGTAGGCCATGCGCTCGTCGTTTCCCGCCGAGCCGCGATTGACGTCGGTCATCAGGAACTGCCAGCCCGGGCCGAGCGTCTTCATCAGCTCGCGCAGCGCCTTGAAGTCGCCGCGCACCTCCTGCAGGGCGACGACGTCGAACCGGGAGATGATCTCGGCGATGTAGGCAAGGCCGCGCCAGTTGCGCTTCGGGCTGTCGTCCTCGCCCGAGCGCCAGGCTGGCGTCAGCCCGCCGAAGGCGCGCACGTTCCACGTCGCGACCAGGAGATTGCGCCCGACCGCGCGCTTGGCCGGAAGCTGCACGTCCAGCGCCTGCCGCAGGGCCTGGAGCTCGGCCCGCATCGCCTTGATGGCGGCCGCTTCAACGCCATCCTCGGACGCCGCCTTGCGCCAGTCCGGAAGCCCGCCGCTCATGAGAGTCTCTCCCCAGCCGTGAGGCGAACAGACTACATCCAAAAGCTGCAGCTTGCGAGAGAAATCGCGCGGCCCGCGTGGCCCGGCGCGCCTATTTCAGG from Marinicauda algicola includes:
- a CDS encoding DUF1223 domain-containing protein, with translation MFAWPLILAALALAQHPPAGPAPARGPVVVELFTSQGCGMCPDANRLLADLASENQDVLALAWGVSYWDMYGWEDRYARPEFNARQEAYVAAGEAHRVYTPHFVINGAPKKFRFRPETIREAVEAETGVPLAPRVARVSPSSVSVAFTGPDRESPAEVWLAAYEPGLVTMRIEGGNNAGTEMPHFNMVRALTELPAWDGGEYRVLDETACPADLACAVLIQAFSGGPILGAASIPAAAAD
- the ccmD gene encoding heme exporter protein CcmD; the protein is MIEFLAMDGYAGFVWTSYGLTALAAGGLVWWALSGRARARARLARIQASAARDSLGGEDPLARGDAPDSGKTGHAP
- a CDS encoding NUDIX hydrolase, which produces MTDHSIDFKSEVPEGDDRIRRICRTCGFIDYVNPKLVAGAVVSDGQGRILMARRAIEPRSGFWTLPAGYMEEGETVEEAARREAFEETRARIEIVDLLGIYSVPRISQVQIFFRARLAEPGIAAGPESEAVGFFGFEDIPYDRLAFPSVRWAIEDFRERIGQRVCVPAMRSQSADLKPY
- a CDS encoding DUF4340 domain-containing protein, with product MSITPARKRLRIALALAAAGVAALLLGIGAVWRDASLTERPGVSGPVLPDWREQAALASRIEIVARDVQFSLLRTDQGWVMPSRGGYPVRPDRIAELDAALSGLRFSAAMTRDPDKFARLGLVAPGEGGEAVRLTIADAEGRVLADLLIGDERGEDGLYLRPAFSERAFAAAGSLPDLDAVDRWLGLDFFDLDPAGVARARVQPETGPAYALAKPGLSARNFELREPRGWRLVTSGAGNGVAVAGARVRFRDVRPADTLEGAPVAAHAAVTFGGLAYAYTFHADADARWARLEVSAAADDAAERAAHFDARAEGWAFEVSADAYERMTRPLTGLAEPNPPLPQE
- a CDS encoding GldG family protein yields the protein MSAPRFLALVLAGLIALFAGFNLFTGVVLDSVRLDLTERGLYRLSPGTLEVLERIEEPVQLDFVYSREEAARYPAIRAYAARVREMLRTIAARSDGMVRLDEVDPEPFSPAEDRAIAAGLEPVPTEEGGQLFFGLIGHNAVDDRRTVAFFDPAEEARLEYEIVRLIAELDRARTPVIAVISSLPFAPDAQGASPNPVIDELAAAYDLVWLDETFEAIPEADALFLLHPPALTEAQTYLVDQFALRTGRVLAALDPMAHVALKPGPDGLPPLRAERDSALPRLLPAWGAAYDPTVVAMDRRHGLPVQINEGGRTRMRAYPLWFSVPPGGMSTGFPPVAALSRGVNVGSPGVLRPLEGAATAFSAILATSPEGARLDADLAAGSPSPDELAAIYQIAPDAPLALAARLSGPLASAFPDGPPAGELALDPAAHRARSDGAAEIILIADADLFDPAFFINPDPVQGDRIVADNLALILNLADALAGDPALVSLRSRSSSARPMVRVEDLRAEAEARYLALQEELSAELAAAEAELEALNRTGAGSALSGAAAAETGQAEALRARILEARERLRDIERGFRVEIDALERALLFWTVWVPPVLVLLAGFVFLLLRRRRPR
- a CDS encoding DsbE family thiol:disulfide interchange protein is translated as MSRVLLWAPLGSIALLVAIFAIALLAPAPEASDPLKDEPLPALPLQDFAGPYPGFEPEDIEGPYLLNVWASWCPPCRVEHPFLMQLDAEGKPIYGIVYKDDPVDAIGFLDELGNPFTALMADPEGRAGLELGLTGAPETFLVDEAGVVRARWRGALSEPVWIRHFEDEWQAALARAAAAG
- a CDS encoding MarR family winged helix-turn-helix transcriptional regulator, whose translation is MSDEARFDLSASPGHLLHRAQQFAADRFNEATGGVQITQRQFAVLTAVAEEEGLTQTQLVRATGIDRSTLAELVARMAAKGLLLRERAPGDARANSVRFTDEGRKLYETALAGAKAADEAILSALPKGKRANFVESLTRIARTIELDEEALKAEAKKARKKAEAKDKKKKSKDKKKKKK